The window AAAACAGCATAAAGCTGAACAATTATCACAACAATAGTTATAGGGGTTGCTATGTTTTCAACAAGCAAGATTCGTCGACTACTTTTCCTTTCCGCAATTTCCTGTGCGGCTTTTTCCAATGTTGCCATTGCTCAAAAACAACTGACTCAGGAAGGTTTTGAACAATATGTTGAAGGTCTAAAACAACAGGCCCTGGAAAAGGGCTTCAGTCAGGAATTTATAGACAGCACATTTGCTAACGTCGAGCTATATAAGCGCGCGATCAAAGCCGATAAAAACCAACCAGAGAAAGTAGAAACTCTGGAAACCTATCTACCGGTTCGGGTTTCCGACTGGAAGGTAAATAAAGCCAAAGAAATGATGAAACTGCACCGTGATGAGTTGCAGAAAGTTGGCAAAGAGTACGGTGTACAACCGCGTTTCATCGTAGCTCTATGGGGCCTGGAATCCAATTTTGGTGCCATCACCGGTAATTACAATGTAATTTCTGCGCTGAGCACGCTTGCCTATGAAGGCCGCCGCGAAAGTTTTTTCACCCGCGAGTTAATGAACGCATTAACCATTATTGATCAAGGGCATATCAAAGCCGAAGATATGAAAGGCTCCTGGGCTGGCGCTATGGGCCATAACCAGTTTATGCCAAGTTCATTCCTTGCCTATGCTGCAGATGGTGATGGCGATGGCAAAAAAGATATCTGGAATAATACCACCGACGTGTTTGCATCGATTGCTAAATACTTGAAATCCGTCGGCTGGGACGATTCCATTACCTGGGCTCGTCAGGTACAACTGCCGGAAGATTTCGATTATTCGCTGGCGATTCCGCAAAACACCGGTGGTCGCTCAAACTGGCTGAAAGCCTGGAAGCGCACCGAAATGTCTTTAGATGACTGGCAAAAAGCCGGGGTAAGACGTTTTAACGGTCAGGATCTGCCTAAGGTTGATATCACCGCGGCATTGGTTTTCCCTGATGGTGAAAAAGGGCGCGCTTATCTTGCCTATGACAATTACAAATGCTTGATGCATTGGAATTTGTCCTATTATTTTGTTACCAGTGTTGGCCATTTAGCCGACCGGATTAAATTCAATCCATAAGCGTTGGTATTTGGATTCAAATTTTGAGTAAAAACTTACCCCCAGAGTTTTGGAAGCACAAAACTTTAACCGAGATGAGCCGTCAGGAATGGGAAGCCATTTGTGACGGTTGCGCAAAATGTTGTCTGCACAAAATCATTGAAGACGATAGTGATGAAGAACCGGGCGAAGATCATGAGCCGGTCGAATCCTTGAGTCCGACGGATTATATTCGTGAAGGTGAAGAGCTGCTTTATACCAATATTGTCTGCCATCTTCTTAACGACAAAACCTGCAGTTGTTCAAAGTACAGTGAACGCACCCGCTTGGTTCCCGATTGTGTGCAACTGACTCAGGATAACCTTGAAGACATTTTCTTTATGCCGCCGAGTTGTAGTTATCGTCGCTTACACGAGGGCAGGGGCTTGCCGTCCTGGCATCCGTTGTTAAATAAAGGCAAAAAGTCGGAAATGCATAAGGCTGGTATGTCGGTACGCGGTAAGGTTTTGAAAGATAACGACGTGGATATCTACGATTATGAAGATCACCTTGTTACCTGGCCATTAGAAGACGTTGATTAAGAGTAGTTAGCCGATTGCCAACCTATCCAGCAACATTCCCCCACGCCGTACATCAACTTTTTCAATATCGAAAATCGATTAGCACTCGACCTTTCAATGCCAGAGGCTCGGGTGTTGAACGCTGCGAATACTGCCGCATTGATATCAAGCACTGCATTTGCGAATTACTCAAACCGCAAACCGCCGATGCATCTTTTGTGTTGCTGATGTTTGATGATGAGGTTCTAAAACCCAGCAATACCGGGCGCTTGATAGCCGATGTGTTACCGGATACCCAGGCATTTTTGTGGGACCGAACCCAAATTTCGCCGGAATTCATTTCATTAATTAACTCACCAAAATACCAACCAATTTTGGTTTTCCCCGATGAATATGCGCTCGATGAGCAACCTTTGCTGCCAGTTGAGAAGCTAAGAGACAGGTGTTTCACAGAGGAAAGTTCGGCAAGGCCATTATTTATCATGCTTGATGCAACCTGGCGACAAGCGCGGAAAATGTATCGCAAGAGTCCTTATCTGCACAATATTCCTATGCTTTCCATCCCGGCAGAACTGATGGCAAAGGAACCTATAGCCGATAAACCACAATCAAAGACAGGTTCTTCGGATTCATCGGATTCATCGGATTCATCGGACTCAATAATCGCATCCCGATATCATGTGAGAACAGCGTCTAAAGAACAACAACTGGCAACGGCTGAAGTCGCTGCCAGAGTATTACAGTTGTCGCAAAACACGCAGGCAGGGGATGTATTGGCGTTATGGTTTGACGTGTTTAGTTACCGTTATCAGTGCGGTGTTAAACAAACCAATTCCGGTGATGCCAAAGCTGTCGAGCATTATCTAAGCTACCTGGATAAAACTTCCTGACAATCCGGGTCACTCTCCGATATTGACAAAGGATAGTGAACAGGCGACATTAAGTTGCAAGTTTGTAAAGGAATTCATCTATGAAAATTGTCGGATCATCTAAACGCTCGTCTTGGAAATCGCGGCTAGCAGCACCTTTGGCGCGATCTGTAACACTGGCTGTAAAATTGGCTGTAACATTGGCTGTGACCCTACCTTTTACCCTATTAATGGCGTTAACGGCTCAGGCAGAGGATGAAATTTATCTGGCAACGCTTGTCGATGATAAAGCCACAGATGTGGTGAACATAACCAACCGGCAAGGTTACGACAACCAACCGCATTTCACCCCGGATTCCAAGTTTTTGTTATTTACTGCCATGTTCACCACCAAACAGGGTGAGGAAACGGCGCAGCAAACCGACAGCATGCGCTTTGATATCGCCAACGCTAAGCTTGAGAACCTTACCGAGTCTACTGCCAGTGAATATTCTCCAACCGTTACTCCCGATGGCGAGCATTTTAGTGTGATTCGCGTCGGTAGCGATGGCCGTCAATTGTTATGGCAATACCCTTTAGAGGAACGCAAGAATCCTGGCAATTCTTTGTACCCTGAGCTTTTTGATATTGGTTATCACGTCTGGTTGAACGAAGAAGAGCTATTGTTGTTTGTATTAGGCGATCCGATGGAGTTACAAAGAGCCGATATTGACGCAAAAGAATCTGAGCTGGTGGATATCAATATCGGCCGTACCTTACGTCAGGTTCCTGGTACTGAGTTGTTTAGTTACAACAAAGAACATGGACAGGGCTGGCAAATGTTCATCTACAACCCAGATGAAAAGAAAACCTATGGCAATATCAATTTACCATCGCCAAACATGTATTACGCCTGGCATCAGGACGGTTCCTTATTAACCGCGATTGGCAATAAAGTATATCAATCGAAAGTGAATTTAACGCCAACTGCCGAAGCCATCACCCTGAAACAACCGGAAGTCAGCGGCAGTAAATGGGCCGTGTGGCATGATTTCTCGGATAGCTGTGATGGCAATATCACCCGCATGGTAATGAGTCCTGATAAAAGCTACTTCGCTTTTGTTTGTAATACAGCGGAATAAACTCTTAAGGAATGACAATAAAGCAAGCAAGTGACATTAGTTTGGGAAGGAAAGTAAAGGATCGAGTTTTAAATGGATATCATAAGAATAATTTCGAAAATTCCAATGCTGAAAGAGGCGTATCAAATTAAAGTTTCACCCACTGAAATAGTCGGTGAAAACCTAGTTAATCGAAAAGTTTCATGCGTTGTGAGAGCCTCTACCCACCCAAGAACTTTAACTGGTGATTTTTTTCATTTAGAGCAAGACATGAAACAAGTTATGGGGGAGTTAGCTACCAGAAGCTGGGTAAAGCCAGATGTACTAATTTGCCTACAAGGTTTGAGCGAGGGTGGTTACACAAACATTGAAAAAAAAGCATTTAGAGAGGCTGCATTCGGTGCCGGAGCTATGGACGTATATTTAGCAGAGCAACCTATCGATTTTACGTTAGCTTATGATGTGCTGGTGAGAGGCATAGATGGTAATGTTACGGAATAAGCCCTGCTTTGAGTGAAAAGGAGGCAGCAATATTTAATGGATATAAGGAAAGTATTTAAGGTTTTTGTGCTAGGTGGCATTTGCGACTATTTTTTTCGGGTTACTTTTTAACGAATAATGCGAGTGCGGTTTTACTCTTTCTTTGGTTTTTTGCTGGCTCATATATGACCAAAAATTCTACCTGTCCAAATTGCGTTCGACCATTGAGTAGTAACAGCTTAAATCTGTGGGAAGTGATCGTTTCTGGCAAATGTTTTCGTTGCAGATAATGTAGGGCAGCTCGCGGGCTAGTTAGAGCGATTTATAGTCTTTCACCTCCCAAATATTCATAGATTATACTTATTGGTTACGTACTTGCTGTCTACGAATATTGAGCGAGAAACATTTAATGATCTCCGTTTTTCCTTCGATTCAGCAAGAACCTTTGCTCATTAACGAATACTCAGGGCAAGCTCCTTTTTGATAGCTAGCTATATTTCTTTCGAAGAGCGCAGGACCACGTAACTGACTTCAGTATTAGGAGGTTAGTGA is drawn from Thalassotalea sp. PS06 and contains these coding sequences:
- a CDS encoding lytic transglycosylase domain-containing protein, with amino-acid sequence MFSTSKIRRLLFLSAISCAAFSNVAIAQKQLTQEGFEQYVEGLKQQALEKGFSQEFIDSTFANVELYKRAIKADKNQPEKVETLETYLPVRVSDWKVNKAKEMMKLHRDELQKVGKEYGVQPRFIVALWGLESNFGAITGNYNVISALSTLAYEGRRESFFTRELMNALTIIDQGHIKAEDMKGSWAGAMGHNQFMPSSFLAYAADGDGDGKKDIWNNTTDVFASIAKYLKSVGWDDSITWARQVQLPEDFDYSLAIPQNTGGRSNWLKAWKRTEMSLDDWQKAGVRRFNGQDLPKVDITAALVFPDGEKGRAYLAYDNYKCLMHWNLSYYFVTSVGHLADRIKFNP
- a CDS encoding YcgN family cysteine cluster protein, with protein sequence MSKNLPPEFWKHKTLTEMSRQEWEAICDGCAKCCLHKIIEDDSDEEPGEDHEPVESLSPTDYIREGEELLYTNIVCHLLNDKTCSCSKYSERTRLVPDCVQLTQDNLEDIFFMPPSCSYRRLHEGRGLPSWHPLLNKGKKSEMHKAGMSVRGKVLKDNDVDIYDYEDHLVTWPLEDVD
- a CDS encoding tRNA-uridine aminocarboxypropyltransferase — protein: MPTYPATFPHAVHQLFQYRKSISTRPFNARGSGVERCEYCRIDIKHCICELLKPQTADASFVLLMFDDEVLKPSNTGRLIADVLPDTQAFLWDRTQISPEFISLINSPKYQPILVFPDEYALDEQPLLPVEKLRDRCFTEESSARPLFIMLDATWRQARKMYRKSPYLHNIPMLSIPAELMAKEPIADKPQSKTGSSDSSDSSDSSDSIIASRYHVRTASKEQQLATAEVAARVLQLSQNTQAGDVLALWFDVFSYRYQCGVKQTNSGDAKAVEHYLSYLDKTS
- a CDS encoding TolB family protein, yielding MKIVGSSKRSSWKSRLAAPLARSVTLAVKLAVTLAVTLPFTLLMALTAQAEDEIYLATLVDDKATDVVNITNRQGYDNQPHFTPDSKFLLFTAMFTTKQGEETAQQTDSMRFDIANAKLENLTESTASEYSPTVTPDGEHFSVIRVGSDGRQLLWQYPLEERKNPGNSLYPELFDIGYHVWLNEEELLLFVLGDPMELQRADIDAKESELVDINIGRTLRQVPGTELFSYNKEHGQGWQMFIYNPDEKKTYGNINLPSPNMYYAWHQDGSLLTAIGNKVYQSKVNLTPTAEAITLKQPEVSGSKWAVWHDFSDSCDGNITRMVMSPDKSYFAFVCNTAE
- a CDS encoding rod shape-determining protein; translation: MDIIRIISKIPMLKEAYQIKVSPTEIVGENLVNRKVSCVVRASTHPRTLTGDFFHLEQDMKQVMGELATRSWVKPDVLICLQGLSEGGYTNIEKKAFREAAFGAGAMDVYLAEQPIDFTLAYDVLVRGIDGNVTE